Proteins encoded within one genomic window of Lagenorhynchus albirostris chromosome 9, mLagAlb1.1, whole genome shotgun sequence:
- the SC5D gene encoding lathosterol oxidase has translation MDLVLNAADYYFFTPYIYPATWPEDSIFRQAVSLLIITNLGAYILYFLFATLSYYFVYDHSLMKHPQFLKNQVYREIMHSVQSMPWISLPTVSVFLLEVRGYSKLYDSIEEFPYGWLRFVASVLSFLFFTDMLIYWIHRGLHHRLVYKHLHKPHHIWKIPTPFASHAFHPLDGFLQGLPYHIYPFIFPLHKVVYLGLYVLVNIWTISIHDGDFRVPHIFRPFINGSAHHTDHHMLFDYNYGQYFTLWDRIGGSFKNPSSFEGNGPLNYVKRMTEENRNSHAVSGCKNEKLFNGEFKKTE, from the exons ATGGATCTTGTACTCAATGCtgcagattattatttttttacaccaTACATATATCCAGCCACGTGGCCAGAGGACAGCATCTTCCGACAAGCTGTCAGTCTCCTGATTATAACAAATCTCGGTGCTTATATCCTTTATTTCTTATTCGCAACGCTGAGTTATTATTTTGTCTATGATCATTCATTAATGAAACacccacaatttttaaag AACCAAGTCTATCGAGAGATTATGCATTCTGTCCAGTCAATGCCATGGATAAGCCTCCCCACGGTCTCAGTGTTCCTGCTAGAGGTGAGAGGTTACAGCAAACTGTATGACAGCATAGAGGAGTTTCCATACG GCTGGCTTCGATTCGTTGCTAGTGTactgtcctttctctttttcactgaCATGCTGATCTACTGGATTCACAGAGGCCTTCATCATAGACTTGTGTATAAG cACTTACACAAACCTCATCATATCTGGAAGATTCCAACTCCATTTGCAAGTCATGCTTTTCATCCTCTGGATGGCTTCCTTCAGGGTCTACCTTACCACATATACCCGTTTATCTTCCCATTACACAAGGTAGTTTATTTAGGTTTGTACGTCTTGGTCAATATCTGGACAATTTCTATTCATGATGGTGATTTTCGTGTTCCCCATATCTTCAGGCCATTTATTAATGGCTCAGCTCATCATACAGACCACCACATGCTCTTTGACTATAACTATGGACAGTATTTCACATTGTGGGATAGAATTGGAGGCTCATTCAAAAATCCCTCCTCCTTTGAAGGGAACGGACCACTTAATTATGTGAAGAGGATGACAGAAGAAAACCGCAACAGCCATGCAGTAAGTggttgtaaaaatgaaaaattattcaatGGAGAGTTTAAAAAAACTGAGTAG